A window of Ovis canadensis isolate MfBH-ARS-UI-01 breed Bighorn chromosome X, ARS-UI_OviCan_v2, whole genome shotgun sequence contains these coding sequences:
- the IGSF1 gene encoding immunoglobulin superfamily member 1 isoform X3 codes for MTLDKPGEGATMLRTFTLLLFCAGLSLGVTPMAVMPSQPELWIESNYPQAPWENITLWCKSPSQISSKFLLLKDKTQMTWIRPSRKTFQVSFPIGALTQANTGLYRCCYWKETGWSEPSKVLELEAPGQLPKPIFWIQTETSPLPGCNVNILCHGWLQDLVFMLFKEGYAEPVDYQVPTGRVAIFSIANMTPESEGVYICRTHIQMLPTLWSEPSNPLKLIVAGGCGYGCWGLMIIVPGIMVG; via the exons ATGACCCTCGACAAGCCAGGGGAAGGGGCCACCATGCTGCGGACATTCACTCTCTTACTCTTTTGTGCTG GACTGAGTCTGGGTGTGACACCAATGG cagtgatgccatctcaaCCAGAGCTATGGATAGAGTCCAACTACCCCCAGGCCCCTTGGGAGAACATCACACTCTGGTGCAAAAGCCCCTCTCAGATTTCAAGCAAGTTCTTGCTGCTGAAGGATAAGACACAGATGACCTGGATCCGCCCTTCCCGAAAGACCTTCCAAGTTTCATTCCCCATCGGTGCCCTTACTCAGGCAAATACAGGTCTTTACAGGTGCTGCTACTGGAAGGAGACAGGCTGGTCAGAGCCCAGTAAAGTTTTAGAGTTGGAGGCACCAG GCCAGCTGCCCAAGCCCATCTTCTGGATCCAGACTGAGACCTCCCCTCTTCCTGGATGTAATGTTAACATACTCTGCCATGGCTGGCTGCAGGATTTGGTATTCATGCTGTTCAAAGAGGGATATGCGGAACCCGTGGATTACCAAGTCCCAACTGGGAGAGTGGCCATATTCTCCATTGCCAACATGACACCTGAGAGTGAAGGGGTTTACATCTGCCGCACTCATATCCAGATGCTCCCTACCCTGTGGTCAGAGCCCAGCAACCCCCTGAAGCTGATTGTAGCAGGTGGGTGTGGCTATGGCTGCTGGGGTCTGATGATCATTGTCCCCGGGATCATGGTTGGGTGA